GAGTACAACGATAACCGCTGCCATCACACTGAATGCAAAAAAGTAGATTTTATTATGTGTATGTTTCTTTGATACAAGGAGGTAGGTTGCACCGAAGTAATAATCATCGGCAAATTCATAGATATAATAGTAATTCGTTTTTTGATGATGAAATCCTTCCGTAAAAGTACGGGGTTCAAACTGCAATGTGCTGAATATACTCTTGAAGTTCTCATCATAGAGTGCAGCAGTGTATTCCTGATAACGCGGAAAATGATAGATCTGATCGCTATTCTTATAGTGCTGCATGGAGATAATGATCTTTTTAGCCTGCTTTTCCAAAGAAAGTTCTGCTTTTGCTTCATCAATCTGTAAAAGAAAAACAATATAAGTAATCAGTGGAATGATAAGTACCGCAGCGATCATCGCCGTATAAATAATCGCATATCTCCGAGAAAACTTTCTGACATCAAAGATCAATGCTGTATCCTACGCCACGGATGTTTTTGATCAAATCATGATCAAGTCTTTTTCTCAGATTTCCTACCTGAACACGGATATTGGAAGGATCAATCCATTCACCCCATATCTCTTCCCAAAACATCTGATAAGTTACCACACTTCCACGATATTTGACTAGAAGTTCCATGATCTTTGCTTCTGTCTTTGCAAGTTGAATCGTTTTCCCCTCCCGTTCCAACTTCATTTTTTTGACATCATAACTATATCCATAAGGAAGTGTGATCTTATCTTCTTCTGAGATAAAGCAATGTGCCCTAATCACCTGTTCAATACGGAGTTTCAGTTCGATGAGATCGAAAGGCTTACGTATATAATCACAGGCACCGCATTTGTACCCATATGTCAGATCCTCAACGTCTGTTAAAGAGGTGATAAAAATAGCCGGTATCTTAAAACCTTCTTTACGTAGTTCCTGAAGCATCTCAAAGCCGTTTTTGTCTCCAAGTACTTTTACATCCAGCAAAAGAAGGTCAAACGGTTTTTCAAATACAGCGTCATAAGCATCTTCAGAGCTAGAGTAGCACGCGACTTCATAGCCTGAATCCTCCAAAAACTCTTTAATGCTCATAGCCAGCACTTTTTCATCTTCCAAGATCAATATTCTCATTCTATCACTCCTGTTTTCTTTTCCTTATACTTGTTTTCAAGTATGATATCTATCAACTCATTTTTATCATAAAGGTTTAGAATCTCTCTTGCTTCTTGCTCCAATTCACGTTTATCTTCTTCATGCAGTTTAGGAAGTAAACCTACAAGGTCACGGTCATAACCGCTTTTAAAACTGCCAAAGTTTTGTCCTTTAAGCTCAAAGGCACGATTGATATCTTCCTGGGAAAACTGCCTGAAAAATAAAAAATCATGTGAGTCAGTTTCATAGTTTTTCAATGACTCATCAGAAAGAACAAGCAAATACCCTCCTATCTCATCACCTTCCCCATTGTACATCGGCTCCCACAATAAAAGTCTGTCATTGTCCATTAAAAACTGTTTCTCAAAAAGCTTGTGTGTGTCAATATTTTCCAAATGACGTCTCAATGAACTATTATAGTTTTGGTTTGCAATGACTCTACCAAATAGTCTTGGAAAATTTCTCATGAGTGATGCCTGTTCCAGATAGACCTCATCCATCAAGGCGAACAGTTCAATACCTTTGGTATGTAGTTTTACAGAAAACTCGTCTACAAACCGGATAACTTCCAAATATCCCAACAGTGTTTTTTGGCTCCGAATAGGTATAGTGGATTTAAATGTAAGTAGACGTCCCGTTTCCATCCCCACTTTAGGCTGTTTATTGTTCTTGAGTGTTTCAAGATCTTCTCTGAACCACCAGATAGGCATCCCTTCAAATCCCTCACTCCAGCTCCTCGCAAAAATATAAAATTCAGGTGTAAGAACCTGTACGCGAAGAGACTTCATGTGGGTATGTTTTTTAAAACGTTCAGTGATATCACGAAGTATTTGATATCCTTCTGTTTCATCATCTTTTTTCAATGCTTCTTTCAAGTCTCCATTCTCTGCCAAGGCTAGAGAGAAAGACAATAGCTCTGCCATTTCATTTGAAAGTGCCGAGCGAAATTCATTGATGATGTTGTCACTTAGTTCTGCGATCCTGTCATCTTCTGAACGGTTAAAAAAGAAAAGACTTGAAGACAACAATATCAATAAAAGAAAAAACATTACAATAAGTACTGTTTTGTCATATTTTTTCATACTATTCGCTTTCCTATTTTAATTTTTTATACTTTTATGTATAAATATTATAAAAATTATTAATATTGCTTAATATATTTTTATTTATTCAAGGAAATAATATCACACTATACTAAATTAAGATGTACTGATAATAAAAAAACTGTTTTTCGAAGGACAAGATATACGACATCTAAAATATTTGATTAATCCAAGACAATGTATTGGATTACAAAAGTATTTACTTTCGATTTACTCTCATCTTATATTATAATTATAAAAACTATAAACTTTCAATAGAAGGAATAAACTATTAATGGAACAATTTAAAACCTATGCCTTAATGGTAGGGCTTACCCTGCTATTTATCTGGTTTGGAGGGATGATCGGAGGACGCGGTGGGATGATCATTGCTTTTTTGATCGCTGCGGGGATGAACTTCTATGCGTATTACTACAGTGACAAACAGGTACTAAAACACTATCATGCAATCCCGGTAGATCACAACAACGCACCGGGACTCTATAAGATCGTCACAAGACTGACGAACCGTGCAGGACTTCCAATGCCGGCACTCTACATCATCCCTGATCAGCAGCCCAATGCTTTTGCTACGGGTCGTAACTATGAAAATGCTGCGGTAGCAGTGACAGAGGGACTGCTCAATTTACTTGATGAGAACGAAGTAGAAGCGGTGATCGCTCATGAGCTTAGCCATATCAAACACTATGATATGCTTATCGGTACAGTAGCAGCAACCATTGCCGGTGCCATCAGCATGCTGGCAAACTTCGGAATGTTCTTTGGAGGCGGTGACCGCGACAGACCTGCCAACCCTATCGTTATGATCGCATTGATGATCATCATGCCTCTTGCCGCGACCATCATACAAATGACAGTGAGTAGAAGCAGAGAATTTATGGCGGATGAAGGTGCTGCACGCATGACAGGACATCCGGAATGGCTCCAAAGCGGTCTGGCAAAACTGGATAACTATGCCAGAGGTATTGCGATGCATGACGCTGATCCGCAGACAGCGCATATGTTTATCATCAACCCGTTTACAGGTAAGGATTTCTCATTACAAAATCTTTTCCGTACCCACCCGACTACCCAGGACAGAATCGATAGACTGGAGCAATTGAAGTACTAAGGTGCTATAATTAGTTAAAAAAGAAGGGGTTTCTTTGTCCTCACCATTTGCCATACAACTTATGAACGGTTGTCTTGCTTCAGATATCGAGCAGGAGAACCAAAATACCTTTCAAGCTCTACAGAAAGCCGGAGCTATCGAAGAGGTAAACGGCCTGTGGAAACTGGGCTCGCTTTACCGTGCCGGACGCCTTTATATGGGGAAAGATGGGCGCGGATATGTTGAAGCAGAGTTCAAAGAACAACGTGATTTGCTTGTTGAACCTGATTTTCTAGGTGACGCAAGACACGGTGATACCGTTGTGGTCAAACGTATTATTGCCAGACGCGGCCGTCCGAGCGGCAAAGTATTGATGGTCATTGATAAAGCCCACCTCTTTACCATTGCTTATACGCATAGAGATGAATCAGGCAACTTTATGATCCTGGATATCCGTACCAATGAGCCAACCTATGCAAAAATGGAAGGTATGGATCTCAAAGCCTTCAAACTAGGTACGGTACTGAAGGTCGATATAGATACGGATAATGTAATGGAGATCTTTGGTACTTTAGATGATCCTAAAGTCGATGAGAAGATTTCACTGGCACTCTATGAACGTGAAGATGCATTTCCTGAAGCATGTGTGACTGAAGCCATCGAAGTAGAAAGTGAAGTGACCAGAAGTGAACACCCTGACCGTGTAGACCTTACACATCTTGACTTCTGTACGATTGACCCAGTTACTGCAAAAGATTTTGATGATGCGATCTACTTTGATCTGAAAAACTATACACTTTATGTTGCGATCGCTGATGTAAGCCACTATGTTCCTTACTTCACCCATATTGATAAAGAGGCTAAAAAGCGTGGTTTTACAACCTACTTCCCGCATAAATCTTTTCCAATGCTCCCACGTGAACTGAGTGAAAATATCTGTTCATTAAAACCTAGAGTAGACCGTCTGGCTTTTGTCTCCAAGATCGAACTTGACAGAAATAGCCTAAAACCCCTGAACGAAGAATTCTTCGAAGCGATCATCCACTCAAAACACCGTTTTAACTACGACCAGGTCGATGAGATCATCGCTACAGACGGCCGTAATGCAGAGGGTACTGTGGAAAGACTGCTTACATGGCTTCTACCTCTGCAAAAAATTACCTTAAGACTGCGCAATGCACGTCTCAAAGAAGGGTTTGACTTCAGAAGCGAAGAGATCAAGCTCTCAATCGATGCAGAACATCTCTTAGTAAATACTCAGATAGAAACAGGTACACCTTCGCATTCTCTTATCGAAGAATGTATGCTCCTTGCAAACCAGGCTGCGGCAAAAAGATTTGCCGGAGATGAAGAGGATCAATTGGGTATCTTCCGTATCCACGAACCGCCTCAACTCTCCAAACTTGAAGAGCTGCTTGTTCAACTGGCATCTGTGGGGCTTTATGTAGAGGAGTATGAAGACTCCCCTTCACTGATCCGTGCGATCCAAAAAGAGGCTGAAAAAATGGGACTGAGCGCCGAAGTGGATGCCATGCTGATCAAATCTTTACGTCAGGCAAGCTATGCGGCGCACAATGTCGGACACTTCGGTCTGGGATATAGGTACTATAGCCACTTCACCTCCCCGATACGACGTTACTCAGATCTCATCCTGCACCGTATGATCAAAGCCCAATTGCAAGATGACGAGCAGGAGATGGAGTATTTGCTAAGAAATATCGAATCGCTTTGTGCGAGAGTCAGTGAACTCGAACGCAAAGAAGTCAAATCAGAGTGGGACTTCAGAGACCGTAAATTTGCCAGATGGGCAGCTACGAAGGTGGGTGAAGTATTTGGAGCCGAAGTAGTCGAGATCGAAGAGAGTGGTGATGCCAAAGCTGTACTCCATGCTGATATTCAGGGAATTGTTGTACATCTCAGAGCCGATCAAGTCATGCTCTTTGACCGCGTTAAAGTACGTATCAGTGATGTCAGCATCCCGCAAGCCTTTATCCAGTGTGAATTTGTGGAAAAACTCAGTCGTGATAAGATGGAGCTTGCTTAATGTATCAAAAAGATTTCAATCAGCGTCTGCAAAGTTCGCTACCGAAAGCCGTACTGTTTTACGGAGAAAATGACTATCTTATTGACTACTACATAAACTACTATATCAAAAAACTTGATGCCAAAGAGAGTATGCTTTTACTCTATCATGATGAGTGGGATTTTGATCAGGCAAAGGCATTTTTATCGCAAAGTTCTCTCTTTGGAGGTACAAACCTTGTAGTCACAAAAAGAGATAAAAAGATCCCTAAAAAAGAGCTCGATATTCTGGTAGAACTTGCCAATAAGAATGATGACAACTACTTTATCTATGGGTATGGCGGGGCAGCAAGTGATGCCAAAAGTATGCAAGCATCTTTCACTGATAAAAGCGGCGGAGTCTGGGTACGTTTTTTTGAGCCCAATATCCGAGAAGGAGTTGCAACACTTCAGCAAAAAGCACAGCAGGTAGGACTGGATATCGATCACTATGCCCTGCAACACCTTATGCTTGTTCTCAACAATAATTTGGCACTCTGTGCCAATGAGCTTGAGAAGCTTGCCATTCTGGACAGTAAAATTACCAGCAAAGATATCGATAGACTGGTTTACTCCACTGCACCATTGGCGATCGAACAACTGCTTATCGACCTGTTCCAAAAAAAACCGATCACCGATACGATTACAAAGCTGCTGGAACTTGGAGAGGATGAGGCATCTATCTTGCGTGCAACTCAGTACTTTGTAAATCAGATCTTCCTCTTCCATGCGTATATCAAACTTCATGGGCAGGTAGACTCTGCTGCAATCCTTGGATACAAACTGCCTAAGAATATTGAAGAACAAAAAGCTTCTTTGGCTTTACGTGTCAAATCAGCTGCATTACTCAAGATCTTTGAACATTTGCTTGAAAGTGAAATAGAGATGAAAAAAGCACCTGCGACACAAAAAGAGGTCCTGCTTTACAGTATGCTGATCAAGATACAGGGATACCTGTAAAGTCTCTTTTCTCCCGTAAGTCATCATCATTTTGATAAATATTCCTCTAAGATAATATATAGTAAAATATCGCTTCCAAAATTCCTGCTCATTTTTTGGACAGATACTTTAATAACCAAGCTATTGTGAAAATAGCGTATCTGAATATATGGGCTATTAAACCAAAAGGAAAGACATGAATTGTTATGAAACACTCTTCGTAGTAAAACCTACGCTAACAGAAGAAGAGACAGCAGCACAAG
This Sulfurovum zhangzhouensis DNA region includes the following protein-coding sequences:
- a CDS encoding response regulator transcription factor translates to MRILILEDEKVLAMSIKEFLEDSGYEVACYSSSEDAYDAVFEKPFDLLLLDVKVLGDKNGFEMLQELRKEGFKIPAIFITSLTDVEDLTYGYKCGACDYIRKPFDLIELKLRIEQVIRAHCFISEEDKITLPYGYSYDVKKMKLEREGKTIQLAKTEAKIMELLVKYRGSVVTYQMFWEEIWGEWIDPSNIRVQVGNLRKRLDHDLIKNIRGVGYSIDL
- the holA gene encoding DNA polymerase III subunit delta — its product is MYQKDFNQRLQSSLPKAVLFYGENDYLIDYYINYYIKKLDAKESMLLLYHDEWDFDQAKAFLSQSSLFGGTNLVVTKRDKKIPKKELDILVELANKNDDNYFIYGYGGAASDAKSMQASFTDKSGGVWVRFFEPNIREGVATLQQKAQQVGLDIDHYALQHLMLVLNNNLALCANELEKLAILDSKITSKDIDRLVYSTAPLAIEQLLIDLFQKKPITDTITKLLELGEDEASILRATQYFVNQIFLFHAYIKLHGQVDSAAILGYKLPKNIEEQKASLALRVKSAALLKIFEHLLESEIEMKKAPATQKEVLLYSMLIKIQGYL
- a CDS encoding VacB/RNase II family 3'-5' exoribonuclease codes for the protein MSSPFAIQLMNGCLASDIEQENQNTFQALQKAGAIEEVNGLWKLGSLYRAGRLYMGKDGRGYVEAEFKEQRDLLVEPDFLGDARHGDTVVVKRIIARRGRPSGKVLMVIDKAHLFTIAYTHRDESGNFMILDIRTNEPTYAKMEGMDLKAFKLGTVLKVDIDTDNVMEIFGTLDDPKVDEKISLALYEREDAFPEACVTEAIEVESEVTRSEHPDRVDLTHLDFCTIDPVTAKDFDDAIYFDLKNYTLYVAIADVSHYVPYFTHIDKEAKKRGFTTYFPHKSFPMLPRELSENICSLKPRVDRLAFVSKIELDRNSLKPLNEEFFEAIIHSKHRFNYDQVDEIIATDGRNAEGTVERLLTWLLPLQKITLRLRNARLKEGFDFRSEEIKLSIDAEHLLVNTQIETGTPSHSLIEECMLLANQAAAKRFAGDEEDQLGIFRIHEPPQLSKLEELLVQLASVGLYVEEYEDSPSLIRAIQKEAEKMGLSAEVDAMLIKSLRQASYAAHNVGHFGLGYRYYSHFTSPIRRYSDLILHRMIKAQLQDDEQEMEYLLRNIESLCARVSELERKEVKSEWDFRDRKFARWAATKVGEVFGAEVVEIEESGDAKAVLHADIQGIVVHLRADQVMLFDRVKVRISDVSIPQAFIQCEFVEKLSRDKMELA
- the htpX gene encoding zinc metalloprotease HtpX — its product is MEQFKTYALMVGLTLLFIWFGGMIGGRGGMIIAFLIAAGMNFYAYYYSDKQVLKHYHAIPVDHNNAPGLYKIVTRLTNRAGLPMPALYIIPDQQPNAFATGRNYENAAVAVTEGLLNLLDENEVEAVIAHELSHIKHYDMLIGTVAATIAGAISMLANFGMFFGGGDRDRPANPIVMIALMIIMPLAATIIQMTVSRSREFMADEGAARMTGHPEWLQSGLAKLDNYARGIAMHDADPQTAHMFIINPFTGKDFSLQNLFRTHPTTQDRIDRLEQLKY